In Deltaproteobacteria bacterium, a single window of DNA contains:
- a CDS encoding MmgE/PrpD family protein, which translates to MMGPAARVKRSAAGAAEPPRREVLLTLYRRHHLVRGHVDLDDFTADAIRDPTVCTLAARTSYREDPTAEYPQRFGGRLRVHLYGGRVVEHHQPVNRSSAECPLTRAEVESKFRRNAARALSRAAADAVVDAIDSLERCANLSALTRPFRP; encoded by the coding sequence ATGATGGGCCCGGCGGCGAGAGTGAAGCGTAGCGCTGCAGGCGCCGCAGAACCACCACGACGCGAAGTTCTCCTTACCCTATACCGTCGCCATCATCTGGTGCGTGGGCACGTTGACCTTGACGACTTCACGGCGGATGCGATCCGCGATCCGACGGTGTGCACGCTCGCGGCGCGCACCAGCTACCGCGAAGATCCCACCGCCGAATATCCACAACGGTTTGGCGGACGCCTGCGCGTGCATCTGTACGGTGGCCGCGTTGTGGAGCACCACCAGCCTGTCAACCGCAGTAGTGCCGAGTGCCCGCTGACCCGCGCCGAAGTCGAATCCAAGTTCCGTCGTAACGCCGCGCGGGCACTCAGCCGCGCCGCTGCAGACGCTGTTGTTGATGCCATCGATTCGCTGGAGCGATGCGCCAACCTTTCGGCCCTGACGCGACCGTTTCGACCGTAG
- a CDS encoding AMP-binding protein has translation MPFGDLIRQRGTDRTSRDRAFVLFNDERVSFAAYHAECVRWANLLLTLRKVSVPFHVGVLLDNTPDYLYAFGGAALAGATLVGINNTKRGEHLARDITHTDCQILVTEEKYLPLLDPIGGQLGVARERFLVSHRWSDASNPPTLEPSNPHGTDLDAALAQHGGGGDPNIGVSDKDTCVLIFTSGTVSAPKAVICSHGRAVETGKNIGSNMYGLTPADVGYLAMPLFHSNAMMCGYFPALYYGCGLGLIRKFSKTQWLADIRRYGVTFFNYTGKPLAYILTTARQPDDHVNPLRICFGNEGSNATVQEFAERFDCRVIDTFGSTEGGAGVTRQPDDPPGSIGMPAPGILIVDEDSQQRPAAQFDGAGRLLNPDEAIGEIVNTLGTGWFEGYYQNDDAMRARTRNGWYWTGDLGYRDERGYLYFAGRDVDWIRVDGENFPGRPIEEILLRHPAIALAAVYGVPDAQAGDRVMAAVILRDGYTFDSVEFAAFLARQPDLSPKWVPTYLRVCQSWPETGTNKVLKRELQRQKFDLDAFADPVYWRSPGDARFRLFGRTDYGEIRAAFVASGSSARLDV, from the coding sequence ATGCCCTTCGGGGATTTGATTCGCCAACGCGGCACCGACCGCACCTCTCGCGACCGCGCGTTTGTGCTCTTCAACGACGAGCGCGTCAGCTTCGCCGCCTACCACGCCGAGTGCGTGCGCTGGGCCAATCTGCTCCTCACACTCAGAAAAGTGAGCGTGCCCTTTCACGTGGGTGTCCTGCTCGACAACACGCCGGACTATCTCTACGCGTTCGGTGGCGCGGCGCTCGCTGGCGCGACGCTGGTCGGCATCAACAACACCAAGCGCGGCGAGCACCTCGCGCGCGACATCACGCACACCGACTGCCAGATTCTCGTGACCGAAGAGAAGTATCTGCCGCTCCTCGATCCGATTGGCGGCCAGCTTGGCGTCGCCCGCGAACGATTCCTGGTCAGCCATCGTTGGTCCGACGCCTCCAACCCTCCAACACTTGAACCCTCGAACCCTCATGGCACCGACCTCGACGCCGCGCTCGCTCAACACGGCGGCGGAGGCGATCCCAACATCGGGGTCAGCGACAAGGATACGTGCGTGCTGATCTTCACCTCCGGAACGGTCAGCGCGCCGAAGGCGGTCATTTGCTCGCACGGCCGCGCGGTCGAAACCGGCAAGAACATCGGCAGCAACATGTACGGGCTGACGCCCGCCGATGTCGGCTATCTCGCCATGCCGCTGTTCCACTCCAACGCGATGATGTGTGGCTACTTCCCCGCGCTTTACTACGGCTGCGGCCTCGGACTGATCCGCAAGTTTTCCAAGACGCAGTGGCTCGCCGACATCCGCCGTTACGGCGTGACGTTCTTCAACTACACCGGCAAGCCGCTCGCCTACATTCTCACCACAGCGCGGCAGCCAGACGATCACGTCAATCCGTTGCGCATCTGTTTTGGCAATGAGGGATCGAACGCGACGGTGCAGGAGTTCGCCGAGCGATTTGATTGTCGAGTGATCGACACGTTCGGATCGACCGAAGGTGGCGCGGGCGTTACGCGCCAACCGGACGACCCGCCCGGGAGCATTGGCATGCCGGCGCCGGGGATTCTCATCGTCGATGAAGACAGCCAGCAGCGGCCGGCGGCGCAGTTCGATGGTGCCGGCCGCTTGCTCAATCCCGACGAAGCAATCGGCGAGATCGTCAACACCCTCGGCACCGGCTGGTTCGAAGGCTACTACCAGAACGACGACGCGATGCGCGCGCGCACGCGCAACGGTTGGTACTGGACGGGAGACCTCGGCTACCGCGACGAGCGCGGCTATCTCTACTTCGCTGGGCGCGACGTCGATTGGATTCGCGTCGACGGCGAGAATTTTCCCGGCCGTCCGATCGAAGAGATTCTCCTGCGCCATCCCGCCATCGCGCTCGCGGCAGTGTACGGCGTGCCCGACGCACAGGCGGGTGATCGCGTGATGGCGGCGGTAATTCTGCGCGACGGGTACACATTCGATTCGGTCGAGTTCGCCGCGTTTCTCGCCCGACAGCCGGATCTCTCTCCCAAATGGGTACCGACATACTTACGAGTGTGCCAGTCATGGCCAGAGACCGGCACCAACAAAGTACTCAAGCGCGAATTGCAGCGGCAGAAGTTCGACCTCGACGCGTTTGCGGATCCCGTCTACTGGCGTTCTCCTGGCGACGCGCGGTTTCGTCTGTTTGGCCGCACGGACTACGGCGAGATCCGCGCAGCATTTGTCGCGAGCGGTAGCAGCGCGCGGCTTGACGTGTGA
- a CDS encoding universal stress protein, with protein MIKTILVGLDGSEHARTAMRYAFWLGERLGARVIGLHVIDIVSIEGSFFHDISGSLGFEPYLDFSSKMREVLHERGQALLQDFEAQASARGVAHDQALAMGVVANEICERARTADLVVIGHRGVNEKFSTGLLGGTAESVTRKSPKPVFVCNLEFHECANPLLAYDGSQRAAAAMQSAAEFCTTLSLPLTVLSVNKDEQAGRKELDEAETYLRSYQIKTQYELQQTGNAPERIANFIKERSHGLLFIGAYGHSRIIEMVLGSTTEYVLRNAACPVFLNR; from the coding sequence ATGATCAAAACGATCCTCGTCGGCCTCGACGGTTCGGAACACGCGCGCACCGCGATGCGGTACGCGTTCTGGTTGGGGGAGCGATTGGGCGCCCGGGTGATCGGGCTGCACGTGATCGACATCGTCTCCATCGAAGGTTCGTTCTTTCACGACATCTCCGGTTCGCTCGGTTTTGAGCCCTACCTCGACTTCAGCTCCAAGATGCGCGAGGTGCTGCACGAGCGCGGGCAAGCGTTGCTGCAAGACTTTGAGGCGCAGGCGAGCGCGCGCGGTGTCGCGCACGACCAGGCGCTCGCCATGGGCGTGGTCGCCAACGAGATCTGCGAGCGCGCGCGCACGGCCGATCTAGTCGTCATCGGTCATCGCGGCGTCAACGAGAAGTTCTCCACCGGCCTGCTCGGCGGCACGGCGGAAAGCGTGACTCGTAAATCGCCGAAGCCCGTGTTTGTCTGCAACTTGGAATTTCATGAGTGCGCCAACCCGTTGCTTGCGTATGACGGCAGCCAACGCGCGGCCGCTGCGATGCAGTCGGCGGCGGAGTTCTGCACCACGCTATCGTTGCCGCTGACCGTGCTCTCGGTCAACAAGGACGAGCAAGCCGGCCGCAAGGAGCTCGACGAAGCGGAAACCTATCTGCGCTCGTATCAGATCAAGACCCAGTACGAGCTGCAGCAGACCGGCAATGCGCCCGAGCGCATCGCCAACTTCATCAAAGAGCGGAGTCACGGTCTGCTCTTCATCGGCGCCTATGGCCACAGCCGCATCATTGAGATGGTACTCGGCAGTACCACCGAGTACGTGCTGCGCAACGCGGCCTGCCCGGTGTTTCTGAATCGCTAG
- a CDS encoding cyclase family protein, translating into MDISTVRELARRFRNWGKWGAEDEIGTLNYVTPEKIVAAAKLVKQGKVFGLAIPFDSNGPQSGFGGRHNPLHVMLQDGGDIASGAQDFLPGLRYCDDAITMPLQCATQWDALAHIYFDGKMYNDRGPELVNSTGAKKNSIDKLKSKVVSRGVLLDIPRLKNKPWLEPGEAILPADLDAAASREKVAIGRGDIVLIRTGQMAQVRAEKKWGQYAGGSAPGLSLTCAEWLATHEIAGYATDTWGTEVIPNETSDVFQPLHCVAIVNMGILVGEIFDLEELAADCAADGVYEFMFVAPPLPVTGAVGSPVNPHAIK; encoded by the coding sequence ATGGACATTTCGACTGTGCGCGAGTTGGCGCGCCGCTTTCGCAACTGGGGCAAATGGGGTGCCGAGGACGAGATCGGTACGCTCAACTACGTCACGCCGGAGAAGATCGTCGCGGCGGCCAAGCTGGTGAAGCAGGGGAAGGTGTTCGGTCTGGCGATTCCGTTCGACAGCAACGGCCCGCAGAGCGGCTTCGGCGGCCGCCACAACCCGCTGCACGTCATGCTGCAAGACGGCGGTGACATCGCCAGCGGCGCACAGGATTTCCTTCCCGGCCTGCGCTACTGCGACGACGCGATCACCATGCCGCTGCAGTGCGCGACGCAGTGGGACGCGCTGGCGCACATCTACTTCGACGGCAAGATGTACAACGACCGTGGCCCCGAGCTGGTCAACAGCACCGGCGCGAAGAAGAACTCGATCGACAAGCTCAAGTCGAAGGTTGTCAGCCGCGGCGTGCTGCTCGACATCCCGCGGCTGAAGAACAAGCCGTGGCTCGAACCGGGCGAAGCGATTCTGCCGGCCGATCTCGATGCCGCGGCGAGCCGCGAAAAGGTTGCGATCGGCCGTGGCGATATCGTGCTGATTCGCACCGGGCAGATGGCGCAGGTGAGGGCGGAGAAGAAATGGGGTCAGTACGCCGGCGGTTCGGCGCCGGGGCTGAGTCTCACCTGCGCCGAGTGGCTCGCCACCCACGAGATCGCCGGCTACGCCACCGACACGTGGGGGACAGAGGTGATTCCGAACGAAACCTCCGACGTGTTCCAGCCGTTGCACTGTGTCGCGATCGTAAACATGGGCATCCTCGTCGGCGAGATCTTCGACCTGGAGGAGTTGGCCGCCGACTGCGCGGCGGATGGTGTCTACGAGTTCATGTTCGTTGCGCCGCCGTTGCCAGTCACCGGCGCGGTCGGCTCGCCGGTGAATCCGCATGCGATCAAGTGA
- a CDS encoding acyl-CoA dehydrogenase family protein, translating to MDFTLSDDDLALQQSVRDFVEEQANAVWREIDKTNVLPPALLDGARQLGLFGLSIPAEYGGLGFNVVQKTIVHEMLGRGPWGLASHISVHTGIGCVGIIRFASEQQKQHYLPKMATGEWLGSFALTEPGAGSDAGNLQTRAERKGDSWIINGHKTFITNAPHAHHFFVFARSDKGITAFIVDRETPGVQIGQVFNTLGHQGSRISEIVFEEARIPADALVGKEGEGFEYAKRCLSEGRTTLSGRCVGASQKAMELALEYAEQRQTFGKPLAEHQTIAFRLAQMSARTEAARLIVYRSAWLLDRGQPAIRESSTAKLFAGEALWQTVDDAVQIHGGNGYIRGEYMIERIWRDARVVRVYDGSSEVQQIVIAGRLRKGDVETSWQ from the coding sequence ATGGACTTCACTCTCTCGGACGACGATCTCGCGCTCCAACAATCAGTGCGCGATTTCGTCGAGGAACAAGCCAACGCGGTCTGGAGGGAGATCGACAAGACCAACGTGCTGCCGCCGGCGCTGCTGGACGGCGCGCGCCAGCTCGGCCTGTTCGGCCTCAGCATCCCCGCCGAGTACGGCGGTCTCGGCTTCAACGTGGTGCAGAAAACGATCGTACACGAGATGCTCGGCCGCGGGCCGTGGGGACTCGCCAGCCACATCAGCGTTCACACCGGCATCGGCTGCGTCGGCATCATTCGCTTCGCCAGCGAGCAGCAGAAGCAACACTACCTTCCGAAGATGGCGACCGGCGAATGGCTCGGATCGTTTGCGCTCACCGAACCCGGCGCCGGTTCCGACGCCGGCAATCTGCAAACCCGCGCCGAGCGCAAGGGCGATAGCTGGATCATCAACGGCCACAAGACCTTCATCACCAACGCGCCGCACGCGCATCACTTCTTTGTCTTTGCGCGCAGCGACAAAGGCATCACCGCATTCATCGTCGACCGCGAGACGCCGGGCGTGCAAATCGGCCAGGTGTTTAACACGCTCGGCCATCAAGGCTCGCGCATCTCCGAAATCGTTTTCGAGGAGGCCCGCATCCCCGCCGACGCCCTCGTCGGCAAGGAAGGCGAAGGCTTTGAGTATGCCAAGCGTTGCCTCTCCGAAGGCCGCACGACCTTGAGCGGGCGTTGTGTCGGCGCCAGTCAGAAGGCAATGGAGCTGGCACTGGAGTACGCGGAGCAACGACAGACCTTCGGCAAGCCGCTGGCCGAGCATCAAACGATCGCGTTTCGTCTCGCGCAAATGAGCGCGCGCACCGAAGCGGCGCGACTCATCGTCTATCGCAGCGCGTGGTTGCTCGATCGCGGTCAACCGGCGATCCGCGAGTCGTCGACGGCCAAACTGTTCGCCGGCGAAGCGCTATGGCAGACCGTCGACGACGCGGTGCAAATCCACGGCGGCAATGGCTACATCCGCGGCGAGTACATGATCGAACGCATCTGGCGCGATGCGCGCGTCGTGCGCGTGTACGACGGATCGAGCGAAGTGCAGCAGATCGTCATCGCCGGCCGCCTGCGCAAAGGCGATGTGGAGACGAGTTGGCAGTAG
- a CDS encoding FAD-binding oxidoreductase, whose translation MREPQRIRDDLTQRLGADAVRWDEATLREHSHDWWMIAQLRLLRETLTARPACVVSPADTAQVSQTLAYANEHRIAVVPFGAGSGVCGAVLPAAGTIVVDLRRMNRVLDINETALSVRVQPGMMGPAFEAALNARGYSMRHFPQSIDLSTVGGWVATRAAGQFSSRYGSIEDLLLALEVALPDGRVVHTRVGPRSATGPDLRQLFLGSEGTLGIFTELTLRILPLPESQVLQSFSFADFDAGLEALRAIVRAGWRPPVLRLYDGIESGRLFGDVSTGTNAILLVLSEGPAALTAVEIDGCRQACAAHGGTIAGEAPTARWLAERNHVPGFEPFLKKGIVLDTIEVATTWDRIHDLYREVIAAINTVPSVVMASGHSSHSYAQGTNIYFTFVARPDDPAQAEPTYFACWEKTMEATLRVGGTIAHHHGIGRVRSRWLKDELGSVGLDLLRALKRAVDPNSIMNPGALLPEG comes from the coding sequence ATGCGTGAGCCTCAACGAATTCGCGACGACCTCACCCAGCGACTCGGCGCTGACGCCGTGCGCTGGGACGAGGCGACATTGCGCGAGCACAGCCACGATTGGTGGATGATCGCGCAACTCCGATTGCTGCGCGAGACGCTGACCGCACGACCGGCGTGCGTGGTGAGCCCGGCCGACACCGCGCAGGTGTCGCAGACGCTCGCCTACGCCAACGAGCACCGCATCGCGGTGGTGCCGTTCGGTGCCGGCTCGGGGGTGTGCGGTGCGGTGTTGCCTGCCGCCGGTACGATTGTCGTCGATCTGCGCCGCATGAACCGCGTGCTCGACATCAACGAGACCGCGCTCAGCGTGCGCGTGCAGCCGGGCATGATGGGTCCGGCGTTCGAAGCCGCGCTCAACGCGCGCGGATACTCGATGCGACACTTCCCGCAGTCGATCGATCTCTCCACTGTCGGCGGTTGGGTGGCGACGCGCGCGGCGGGGCAGTTCTCGTCACGCTACGGTTCGATCGAAGACCTGCTGCTGGCGCTCGAAGTCGCGCTGCCCGACGGCCGCGTCGTCCACACGCGCGTCGGTCCGCGCAGTGCGACCGGCCCCGATCTGCGCCAGCTCTTCCTCGGCTCGGAAGGCACGCTCGGCATCTTCACCGAGTTGACATTGCGCATCTTGCCGTTGCCCGAGAGTCAAGTGCTGCAGAGTTTCAGCTTCGCCGACTTCGACGCCGGGCTCGAGGCGCTTCGCGCGATCGTGCGCGCCGGGTGGCGCCCGCCGGTGCTACGGCTCTACGACGGCATCGAGAGCGGCCGCCTGTTCGGCGATGTCAGCACCGGAACCAACGCCATCTTGCTGGTGCTCTCGGAGGGACCGGCCGCGCTGACCGCTGTTGAGATCGACGGCTGCCGCCAAGCCTGCGCGGCGCACGGCGGCACGATTGCGGGCGAGGCACCGACCGCACGCTGGCTGGCGGAGCGCAACCACGTACCCGGCTTCGAACCGTTTCTGAAGAAGGGCATCGTGCTCGATACGATCGAGGTGGCGACCACGTGGGATCGCATTCACGATCTCTATCGGGAAGTGATCGCCGCCATCAACACCGTGCCGAGCGTGGTGATGGCATCGGGGCACAGCTCGCACAGCTACGCGCAGGGGACGAATATCTACTTCACCTTCGTCGCGCGCCCCGACGATCCGGCGCAAGCCGAACCGACGTACTTCGCGTGTTGGGAGAAAACGATGGAGGCGACGCTGCGCGTCGGCGGTACCATCGCGCACCATCACGGCATCGGCCGCGTGCGATCCCGTTGGCTGAAGGACGAGCTCGGCAGCGTTGGTCTCGATCTGTTGCGCGCCCTCAAGCGCGCGGTCGATCCAAACAGCATCATGAATCCCGGCGCGCTGCTGCCGGAGGGCTAA
- a CDS encoding DUF433 domain-containing protein — MTLVIEEGELNQLPITVDPEVVSGAPVFRGTRVPVEALISNLEAGLTLDEFLDNFPSVTREQALQVLDFYKRTLSRLGTSN; from the coding sequence ATGACGTTGGTGATCGAGGAAGGCGAGTTGAATCAGCTACCGATCACTGTGGACCCCGAGGTCGTTAGTGGCGCTCCGGTCTTTCGCGGAACTCGTGTGCCCGTCGAAGCCCTGATCAGCAACCTCGAGGCGGGCCTCACGCTCGATGAGTTCCTCGATAACTTCCCGAGTGTCACTCGAGAGCAGGCGCTACAGGTTCTCGACTTCTACAAGCGCACGCTGTCGCGATTGGGTACTTCGAATTGA
- a CDS encoding glycerol-3-phosphate dehydrogenase/oxidase, which translates to MADVLDLSRAARVRNLDTLSRETFDLLVIGGGITGAGIARDAALRGLSVALVERRDFACGTSSRSSKLIHGGVRYLAQGDVGLVLEAASERRSVRRIAPHLARPMHMLVPIYSRGGYAKLSVGLLAYDRLAKVAKDERYRMLDRAAALAHEPALRADNLYGAGLYYEYVTDDARLVIATIKSAAALGAVVANYVEVTGFVTEGDRITAATLCDQQAGATLTARARVIVNAAGPWVDDVRLLYGHGEQRRLRPSKGIHVVVPHARLPVSRIVVMQTPDKRSIFCVPRGDTVYLGTTDTDYRGRLDDPEITRDDVSYLLDAANATFGIEPLTFDDVVGAWAGLRPLLHEAGKKPAELSRKDEIMVNAGGMISIAGGKLTTFRKMAERIGALVETRLREQGRPLPTKRGDSDSATLCGGDTGDDVAAYAERLSARWSAVPADIVGRLVALYGSEAERVLEMMDSEPVLAARCAPASAVTRAEVTYALRAEMVLELDDFLERRSRVMLYGLDNGLSAAPSVARIIGAAHGWSETQIAEAVARYHAHVRDVKSFQTEQLAPAASAAHA; encoded by the coding sequence ATGGCTGACGTACTCGATCTCTCGCGCGCCGCGCGCGTACGCAATCTCGACACACTGAGCCGCGAAACTTTCGATCTGCTCGTCATCGGCGGCGGCATCACCGGCGCCGGCATTGCCCGCGACGCTGCGCTGCGCGGGTTGTCGGTGGCGTTAGTCGAGCGGCGCGACTTTGCGTGCGGTACCAGCAGCCGTTCGTCGAAACTGATTCACGGAGGCGTGCGCTATCTCGCGCAGGGCGACGTTGGCCTCGTGCTCGAAGCCGCCAGCGAGCGGCGCAGCGTGCGGCGCATCGCGCCCCATCTTGCCCGCCCGATGCACATGCTGGTGCCGATCTACAGCCGCGGTGGTTACGCCAAGCTCAGTGTCGGGCTGCTCGCCTACGACCGCCTCGCCAAGGTCGCCAAGGACGAGCGCTATCGCATGCTCGATCGCGCCGCCGCGCTGGCTCACGAACCGGCGCTGCGCGCCGACAATCTGTACGGTGCGGGGCTGTACTACGAATACGTGACCGACGACGCTCGTCTGGTCATCGCCACCATCAAATCGGCGGCGGCGCTCGGCGCCGTGGTGGCGAACTACGTCGAGGTCACCGGCTTCGTCACCGAGGGCGATCGCATTACGGCTGCGACACTATGCGATCAGCAGGCGGGCGCGACGCTGACGGCGCGCGCGCGCGTGATCGTCAACGCCGCAGGGCCGTGGGTGGACGACGTCCGGTTGCTGTACGGCCACGGCGAGCAGCGTCGCCTGCGACCGAGCAAGGGCATCCATGTGGTGGTGCCGCACGCGCGATTGCCAGTCTCGCGCATCGTCGTGATGCAGACGCCGGACAAGCGGTCGATCTTTTGCGTGCCGCGCGGCGACACCGTCTACCTCGGCACCACCGACACCGACTACAGAGGCCGGCTCGACGATCCGGAAATCACACGCGACGATGTGTCGTACTTGCTCGACGCGGCGAACGCGACGTTCGGGATCGAGCCACTCACGTTCGATGATGTGGTTGGGGCATGGGCCGGTCTGCGCCCGTTGCTGCATGAGGCGGGCAAGAAGCCGGCCGAGCTGTCGCGCAAGGACGAGATCATGGTGAACGCCGGCGGCATGATCTCGATCGCCGGCGGTAAGCTCACGACGTTTCGCAAGATGGCCGAGCGCATCGGGGCGCTGGTCGAGACGCGGTTGCGCGAGCAGGGTCGGCCGTTGCCGACCAAGCGCGGCGACAGCGACAGCGCGACGCTGTGCGGCGGTGACACCGGCGACGACGTGGCGGCATACGCGGAGCGCTTGTCCGCGCGCTGGTCCGCCGTGCCGGCCGACATCGTCGGGCGATTGGTTGCCCTCTACGGCAGCGAAGCTGAACGCGTCTTGGAGATGATGGACTCTGAACCTGTGCTCGCAGCGCGTTGCGCCCCGGCGTCGGCCGTCACACGTGCCGAAGTGACCTATGCGCTGCGCGCCGAGATGGTGTTGGAACTGGACGACTTCCTCGAACGGCGCAGCCGCGTGATGCTCTACGGTCTCGACAACGGCCTCAGCGCGGCGCCGTCGGTCGCGCGGATCATCGGGGCGGCGCACGGTTGGAGTGAAACGCAGATCGCCGAAGCGGTCGCGCGCTATCATGCCCACGTGCGCGACGTGAAGAGCTTCCAGACCGAGCAGCTGGCCCCGGCGGCGAGCGCCGCGCATGCGTGA
- a CDS encoding cytochrome c, translating into MFERPPSYLVLAIALLVCCRSAYAADDGGQLYEDACATCHGHDGRGAPQGSGIAVPLPDFTDCNTVTREADADWGVLATHGGVALGMSPQMPAFGDVLSRDEVQAILDYIRSFCRDPDWPRGELNFRRPVFVSKAFPEDEAVVAPTVAQGRGERAAAAEVSIEGRIGARGQIELTVPIELIDHTSGPTVGGLGDLALAYTQVVFASLPARSIVSLATDLIVPSGDRSRGLGDGTTTFAPALLSGHGLPGGFVLQTQFSAVLPIDANRAPRRFLYRFALQYPLGARKNALVPALEFESAQKIAGTFQDYTVLAPTLYIPLSQRGHLAIGIGAQIPVSDHRPFDYRVGAFLLWEYLDGGLWW; encoded by the coding sequence ATGTTCGAAAGACCACCGTCCTACCTAGTGCTGGCGATCGCCCTCCTGGTGTGCTGCCGATCAGCATACGCCGCTGACGACGGAGGTCAGCTCTACGAAGACGCGTGCGCAACGTGTCACGGTCACGACGGCCGCGGCGCGCCGCAGGGTTCGGGCATCGCCGTCCCGTTGCCCGACTTCACTGATTGCAACACGGTGACGCGCGAGGCGGACGCCGACTGGGGCGTGCTGGCGACACACGGCGGTGTGGCGCTCGGCATGTCGCCGCAAATGCCGGCGTTCGGTGACGTATTGAGCCGCGACGAGGTGCAAGCGATCCTCGACTACATCCGTTCGTTCTGCCGCGATCCGGACTGGCCGCGTGGTGAGTTGAACTTTCGCCGGCCGGTGTTCGTCAGTAAGGCGTTTCCGGAAGACGAAGCGGTCGTTGCCCCGACGGTCGCCCAAGGCCGCGGCGAGCGCGCTGCCGCCGCTGAGGTGTCGATCGAGGGGCGCATCGGCGCGCGCGGTCAGATCGAATTGACCGTGCCGATCGAGCTGATCGACCACACGAGCGGGCCGACGGTCGGCGGCCTCGGTGACCTCGCGCTGGCGTACACGCAGGTGGTGTTCGCGTCGTTGCCGGCGCGCTCGATCGTGTCGCTGGCGACGGATCTGATCGTGCCGTCGGGCGATCGAAGCCGCGGACTTGGTGACGGCACGACGACCTTCGCGCCGGCGTTGCTGAGCGGGCACGGATTGCCCGGCGGTTTCGTGCTGCAAACGCAGTTCAGCGCGGTGTTGCCGATCGATGCGAACCGCGCCCCGCGGCGCTTCCTCTATCGCTTCGCCCTGCAGTATCCACTCGGTGCACGCAAGAACGCGTTGGTGCCAGCGCTCGAATTCGAGTCGGCGCAGAAGATCGCCGGCACGTTTCAGGATTACACCGTCCTTGCGCCGACGCTGTACATCCCGCTCAGCCAACGTGGCCATCTCGCAATCGGCATCGGTGCGCAGATTCCGGTGAGCGACCATCGCCCGTTCGACTATCGCGTCGGCGCGTTCCTCCTGTGGGAGTATCTCGACGGCGGGTTGTGGTGGTGA
- a CDS encoding iron-containing redox enzyme family protein, producing MQDTRQDTRREFRNVIRTDEVTAALPVDVYLTQLDRFIDEHNPYRQNRVIAAIGDGSASLDIVKRYSKELYYLGLWMTPEFALLIANAPDSYAFTLEDSEHFGHWAQNFADETGYLRDPNHVLMKVEMCRQLGISDDELRAYVPMPETVGSIYTLLYYCRRSYEEGLAAFGYARERVAGMSGYAPTIYNGLAKHYGIKAKNMEVHAYAEPEHGDRALELMQRACITADIQRRCRQAVEHTIVTNEWRARAMSRWLES from the coding sequence ATGCAAGATACTCGGCAAGACACACGACGAGAGTTTCGCAATGTCATCCGCACCGACGAAGTGACGGCGGCGCTACCGGTCGACGTGTACCTGACGCAGCTCGACAGGTTCATCGACGAGCACAACCCGTATCGCCAGAACCGAGTCATCGCGGCGATCGGCGACGGCAGCGCGTCGCTCGACATCGTCAAGCGCTACTCCAAAGAACTGTACTACCTCGGGCTGTGGATGACGCCGGAGTTCGCGTTGCTGATCGCCAACGCGCCCGACTCGTACGCCTTCACGCTCGAAGACTCGGAGCACTTCGGCCATTGGGCGCAAAACTTCGCCGACGAGACCGGCTACCTACGCGACCCCAATCACGTGCTGATGAAGGTGGAGATGTGCCGCCAGCTCGGCATCAGCGACGACGAGTTGCGCGCCTACGTGCCGATGCCCGAGACCGTCGGCTCGATCTACACGCTGCTGTACTACTGTCGCCGCTCATACGAGGAAGGGCTGGCGGCGTTCGGTTACGCCCGCGAGCGCGTCGCCGGCATGAGCGGCTACGCGCCGACGATCTACAACGGTCTGGCGAAACACTACGGCATCAAGGCGAAGAACATGGAAGTGCACGCCTACGCCGAACCCGAACACGGCGACCGCGCGCTCGAACTAATGCAGCGCGCTTGCATCACCGCCGACATCCAACGCCGATGCCGCCAAGCTGTCGAGCACACCATCGTCACCAACGAGTGGCGCGCGCGGGCGATGAGTCGCTGGCTGGAGTCGTGA